From Demequina lutea, a single genomic window includes:
- a CDS encoding acetolactate synthase large subunit, with protein sequence MTQAQAKPQAPSRPRATATPRPTDPHAASSVGEEMTGAQSLIRALESAGVTDIFGIPGGAILPAYDPLMDSTQLRHILTRHEQGAGHAAQGYAHATGRTGACIVTSGPGATNLVTPIADANMDSIPMVAITGQVAASFIGTDAFQEADIVGITAPVTKHNMLIKDAADIAPAIAQAFYIASHGRPGPVLVDIAKSAMQERTTFHWPERIELPGFNSGAKPHAKTIQEAARLLATSKRPVLYVGGGVIRSGAAEGLRKLVDLSGAAVVTTLMARGALPDSHPQHLGMPGMHGTVPAVAALQKADLVVSLGARFDDRVTGKLDSFAQHAVIVHADIDPAEIGKNRQVDVPIVGDLKDVFQELVPALREEHRKHGKPDLGAWWAQLDQWRATYPLGYAPTHDGLSIPQYVIQRLGELNDPMSTIFTSGVGQHQMWASQFIKYERPNTWINSGGLGTMGFGVPAAMGAKVGMPDQTVWAIDGDGCFQMTNQELTTCALNNIPIKVAIINNSSLGMVRQWQTLFYNGRYSNTDLNTGHGTARIPDFVKLADAMGCVGLRCESDADVDATIKRANEINDQPVVVDFTVSKDAMVWPMVNAGVSNDEIQYARGVAPEWDREEA encoded by the coding sequence ATGACTCAGGCACAAGCCAAGCCCCAGGCGCCCTCGCGGCCCAGGGCAACGGCAACGCCCCGTCCGACGGACCCGCACGCCGCCAGCAGCGTCGGCGAGGAGATGACGGGCGCTCAGTCGCTCATTCGCGCGCTTGAATCTGCGGGTGTGACTGACATCTTCGGCATTCCCGGCGGCGCGATCCTGCCCGCCTACGACCCGCTCATGGACTCGACGCAGCTGCGCCACATCCTCACGCGCCACGAGCAGGGCGCCGGCCACGCGGCCCAAGGCTATGCCCACGCGACCGGCCGCACCGGCGCGTGCATCGTGACGTCTGGCCCCGGCGCCACCAACTTGGTGACGCCCATCGCGGACGCGAACATGGACTCGATCCCCATGGTCGCGATCACGGGTCAGGTGGCCGCCTCTTTCATTGGCACCGACGCCTTCCAAGAGGCCGACATCGTGGGAATTACGGCGCCGGTCACGAAGCACAACATGCTCATCAAGGACGCCGCGGATATCGCCCCTGCGATTGCCCAGGCGTTCTACATTGCGAGCCATGGCCGCCCGGGCCCCGTCCTGGTAGACATCGCCAAGTCCGCTATGCAGGAGAGGACGACCTTCCACTGGCCGGAGCGCATCGAGTTGCCCGGATTCAATTCGGGGGCCAAGCCGCACGCCAAGACCATCCAGGAGGCCGCGCGCCTGCTCGCCACGTCTAAGCGCCCCGTCCTATATGTGGGCGGTGGAGTGATCCGGTCTGGGGCGGCGGAGGGGCTGCGCAAGCTCGTTGACCTGTCCGGCGCGGCCGTGGTGACCACCCTCATGGCTCGCGGCGCGCTGCCGGACAGCCATCCGCAGCACCTGGGCATGCCTGGCATGCACGGCACCGTTCCCGCGGTGGCCGCGCTGCAGAAGGCCGACCTCGTCGTGTCGCTTGGCGCTCGCTTTGACGACCGCGTGACGGGCAAGCTCGACAGCTTCGCCCAGCACGCCGTGATCGTCCACGCGGACATCGACCCCGCCGAGATCGGCAAGAACCGTCAGGTGGATGTGCCGATCGTCGGTGACCTCAAGGATGTATTCCAGGAGCTGGTGCCGGCGCTGCGCGAGGAGCATCGCAAGCACGGCAAGCCGGACTTGGGCGCTTGGTGGGCTCAGCTCGATCAGTGGCGCGCCACCTACCCGCTCGGCTATGCGCCCACGCACGACGGCCTGTCGATCCCGCAGTACGTGATCCAACGCCTCGGTGAGCTCAATGACCCGATGTCGACCATTTTCACGTCGGGCGTTGGTCAGCACCAGATGTGGGCCAGTCAGTTCATCAAGTACGAGCGCCCCAACACCTGGATCAATTCGGGTGGCCTGGGCACGATGGGCTTCGGCGTGCCGGCGGCCATGGGCGCCAAGGTGGGCATGCCCGACCAGACGGTGTGGGCGATCGACGGCGACGGATGCTTCCAGATGACCAATCAGGAACTCACCACCTGCGCGCTCAACAACATCCCCATCAAGGTGGCGATCATCAACAACAGTTCGCTCGGCATGGTGCGCCAGTGGCAGACGCTGTTCTATAACGGGCGGTATTCCAACACCGACCTCAACACCGGTCACGGCACCGCGCGCATCCCCGACTTTGTGAAACTCGCAGACGCGATGGGTTGCGTTGGCCTGCGTTGCGAATCGGACGCCGATGTTGACGCGACGATCAAGCGCGCCAACGAGATAAACGACCAGCCGGTCGTCGTCGACTTCACGGTCTCCAAGGACGCGATGGTGTGGCCGATGGTCAACGCCGGGGTGAGCAACGACGAGATTCAGTACGCGCGGGGCGTCGCCCCCGAATGGGACCGCGAGGAGGCGTGA
- a CDS encoding IS3 family transposase (programmed frameshift) yields MPAPRKYPQELRERSVRLVREAMSQETSLSMNAAVVRVGHRVGVNSDTLRGWVKQARINAGEVAGVTTTDAATIKALEREVRELKRANEILLAASFFLRAGARPATSVLVAFIDEHRSRFGVEPICRVLTEHGCRIAPSGYYAARNRPDSARSVRDREVASLIEAVFWDRNRGRGISGPRKVWRLLHRDGVEVARCTVERLMRVQGLRGTRRGKQFITTRPDAAATRPPDHVQRNFRAERPNELWVVDFTYVPTWSGMAFTAFVTDVFSRRIVGWRTMSRMPTDLPLDALEMALWVRERAGQDVAGVIQHSDAGAQYTALRYSERLADVGAIASIGTVGDSYDNALAETVVGLYKTECVKIDGPFRTADELEYATLSWVHWFNENRLHSSIGYLTPIEMEDLYYRENTTQEQPLLGELTLH; encoded by the exons ATGCCAGCACCGAGGAAGTATCCGCAGGAGCTCAGGGAGCGTTCCGTGCGGCTTGTGAGAGAAGCGATGTCGCAGGAGACGTCGCTGTCGATGAACGCGGCCGTGGTCCGTGTCGGTCATCGGGTCGGAGTGAACTCAGACACGCTGCGTGGCTGGGTGAAACAGGCCCGGATCAATGCCGGAGAGGTTGCCGGTGTCACGACGACGGACGCGGCCACGATCAAGGCGTTGGAGCGAGAAGTGCGAGAACTTAAACGCGCGAACGAGATCTTGCTTGCCGCGTCTT TCTTTCTTCGCGCGGGAGCTCGACCCGCGACTTCCGTTCTAGTGGCCTTTATCGATGAGCATCGCTCACGGTTCGGGGTCGAGCCAATCTGCCGGGTGCTCACCGAGCACGGGTGCCGGATTGCCCCGTCGGGTTACTACGCCGCCAGGAACCGTCCCGACTCGGCGCGTTCAGTGCGTGACCGGGAAGTTGCCTCCTTGATCGAGGCGGTGTTCTGGGACCGCAACCGCGGCCGAGGCATCAGCGGCCCCCGTAAGGTGTGGCGCTTGCTGCACCGCGACGGGGTCGAGGTCGCTCGGTGCACTGTGGAACGCCTGATGCGTGTTCAGGGACTGCGGGGAACGCGTCGTGGCAAGCAGTTCATCACCACGAGACCAGATGCTGCGGCGACGCGTCCGCCGGATCACGTTCAACGTAACTTCCGTGCCGAGCGTCCCAACGAGTTGTGGGTCGTGGACTTCACCTATGTTCCGACCTGGTCGGGTATGGCGTTCACCGCGTTCGTCACCGACGTGTTCTCGCGCCGGATCGTCGGGTGGCGGACGATGTCGAGAATGCCCACTGACTTGCCCCTTGATGCGCTTGAGATGGCGTTATGGGTGCGAGAGCGAGCCGGTCAGGACGTCGCCGGCGTCATCCAGCATTCGGACGCGGGAGCTCAATACACCGCGCTGCGCTATTCGGAACGGCTCGCAGACGTGGGAGCGATCGCGTCGATCGGGACCGTCGGGGACTCCTACGACAACGCCCTCGCAGAGACCGTCGTCGGGCTCTACAAAACCGAGTGCGTGAAAATCGACGGCCCGTTCCGCACCGCTGACGAGCTTGAATACGCAACCCTGTCCTGGGTGCACTGGTTCAATGAAAACCGGCTGCACTCCTCGATCGGATACCTCACCCCGATCGAGATGGAAGACCTGTACTACCGTGAGAACACGACCCAGGAGCAGCCGCTCCTGGGAGAACTCACCCTCCACTAA
- a CDS encoding YbhB/YbcL family Raf kinase inhibitor-like protein has protein sequence MSVNDFVLTSPDIGNGERIDDRFAGQHGAETPRLSVAGVPAEAVELAVVCHDPDAPLPAGFTHWTLYGLPAQEGAIDVSAGRPGPNDDDGVGYVGPFPPVGHGVHHYYFWVYALKAPVAGTPTRRDFLHEYRADVVGQARLVGTYSR, from the coding sequence GTGTCTGTGAACGACTTTGTCTTGACCAGCCCTGACATCGGCAATGGTGAACGCATTGATGATCGCTTTGCGGGTCAGCACGGCGCCGAGACCCCACGGTTGAGCGTCGCTGGCGTACCCGCCGAGGCCGTCGAACTCGCGGTGGTGTGCCATGATCCGGACGCTCCGCTACCTGCGGGCTTCACACACTGGACGCTGTACGGCTTGCCGGCGCAGGAAGGCGCAATCGATGTGTCGGCCGGGCGACCCGGCCCCAATGACGACGACGGTGTGGGCTACGTCGGGCCATTTCCGCCAGTGGGGCACGGCGTGCATCACTATTACTTTTGGGTCTACGCATTGAAGGCGCCCGTCGCAGGCACCCCCACGCGGCGAGATTTCCTTCATGAGTATCGCGCCGACGTCGTGGGACAGGCCAGGCTTGTCGGTACCTACTCGCGATGA
- a CDS encoding branched-chain amino acid aminotransferase: MGDFTAANAAPAPSTAGAFRIVAHPSPATEAERIERVGDMKFGMSFTDHMARITWTADGGWDDRRIEPYGPIPMDPAASVLHYAQEIFEGLKAYRWADGSVWLFRPEANALRFQKSAWRMALPELAVEDFMGSIRAFMSVEKDWVPTAPESSLYLRPFLIGTDVFLGLRAPKKVDYLLIASPSGPYFAGGVKPVSIWVEKDFHRAGPGGTGSAKCGGNYAASLRPQIEAGARGYDQVLYLDAATGLVLEELGGMNVFAVRSDGSVLTPVLNGNILEGVTRSSVIQLIEDQDLKVVERNITLAELREGIDSGEISEVFACGTAAIVTPVGRMGSDDFEVTVGDGQPGPVTLAVRQRLTDIQYGRADDAFGWMQRVV, encoded by the coding sequence ATGGGTGATTTCACCGCCGCCAATGCAGCACCGGCACCGTCGACCGCTGGGGCCTTCCGCATCGTCGCGCATCCGTCGCCCGCAACGGAGGCGGAGCGCATCGAGCGCGTTGGCGACATGAAGTTCGGCATGAGCTTCACGGACCACATGGCGCGCATCACGTGGACGGCCGACGGCGGCTGGGATGACAGGAGGATCGAGCCCTACGGCCCGATCCCGATGGACCCCGCCGCGTCGGTGCTTCACTACGCGCAGGAGATCTTTGAGGGTCTCAAGGCGTACCGCTGGGCCGATGGCTCGGTGTGGCTGTTCCGGCCCGAGGCGAACGCGCTGCGCTTCCAGAAGTCGGCGTGGCGCATGGCGCTGCCGGAGCTGGCGGTCGAGGACTTCATGGGCTCGATCAGGGCGTTCATGTCGGTCGAGAAGGACTGGGTGCCCACCGCGCCCGAGAGCTCGCTGTACCTGCGTCCGTTCCTGATCGGCACCGATGTGTTCCTTGGCCTGCGTGCCCCCAAGAAGGTCGACTATTTGCTGATCGCCTCGCCCTCGGGCCCGTACTTTGCGGGCGGCGTGAAGCCGGTGTCGATCTGGGTGGAGAAGGACTTCCACCGTGCGGGCCCCGGTGGTACGGGGTCGGCCAAGTGCGGCGGCAACTATGCGGCGTCGCTGCGGCCCCAGATCGAGGCGGGCGCGCGCGGCTACGACCAGGTGCTCTACCTGGACGCGGCCACGGGCCTGGTGCTCGAGGAGCTTGGCGGCATGAACGTGTTCGCCGTGCGCTCCGACGGCAGCGTGCTGACCCCGGTTCTCAACGGCAACATCCTGGAGGGCGTGACCCGCTCCTCAGTGATCCAGCTGATCGAGGACCAAGACCTCAAGGTCGTGGAACGCAACATCACGCTCGCGGAGTTGCGCGAGGGCATCGACTCCGGCGAGATCTCGGAGGTGTTCGCTTGCGGCACCGCCGCGATCGTGACTCCGGTGGGTCGCATGGGGTCCGATGACTTCGAGGTGACCGTCGGTGACGGCCAGCCCGGGCCCGTGACCTTGGCGGTGCGCCAGCGCCTGACGGACATTCAGTACGGCCGTGCCGACGATGCGTTTGGGTGGATGCAGCGCGTCGTCTAG
- a CDS encoding DUF1905 domain-containing protein, whose product MSHEIGPLHHTFTAVIGVEVKGEMWACVEMPGSAEFFGTGRAVKIDGAVDHVQLENVGLMVTGRGGHMLSLNAKVRKQLGKGMGDEVTVSLTRRLT is encoded by the coding sequence ATGAGTCACGAAATCGGGCCCCTGCATCACACGTTCACTGCCGTTATCGGAGTCGAAGTCAAAGGCGAGATGTGGGCCTGCGTGGAGATGCCTGGTTCCGCGGAGTTCTTCGGCACCGGCAGGGCGGTCAAGATCGACGGCGCGGTGGATCACGTTCAGCTCGAGAACGTGGGGCTCATGGTGACCGGTCGCGGCGGTCACATGCTCTCGCTGAATGCGAAGGTTCGCAAGCAGTTGGGCAAAGGGATGGGCGATGAGGTTACCGTGAGCCTCACGCGTCGGCTGACTTAG
- the ilvC gene encoding ketol-acid reductoisomerase — protein MAELFYEKDADLSLIQGKKVAIVGYGSQGHAHAQNLRDSGVEVRVALRLGSNSTAKAEADGFTVMTVADATKWADLIMILAPDQHQRGIYAEDIAPYLTEGKTLAFAHGFNIRFGYITPPAGVDVILIAPKAPGHTVRREFVAGRGIPDIIAVEQDASGEAWEVAKAYAKGIGGTRAGVIKTTFTEETETDLFGEQSVLCGGTSRLIQYGFEVLTEAGYQPEIAYFEVLHELKLIVDLIHEGGITKQRWSVSDTAEYGDYVSGPRIIDASVKERMKDVLTDIQTGVFAKRFIDDQDNGAVEFKNLRMEGESHPIETTGRELRKLFAWQDAKDSDYVDGQTAR, from the coding sequence ATGGCTGAACTGTTCTACGAGAAGGACGCCGATCTCTCGCTCATCCAGGGCAAGAAGGTGGCCATCGTTGGCTACGGGTCGCAGGGCCACGCCCACGCCCAGAACCTGCGCGACTCCGGCGTCGAGGTGCGCGTCGCACTCCGCCTGGGCTCCAACTCGACCGCAAAGGCGGAGGCCGACGGCTTCACCGTCATGACGGTGGCCGACGCCACCAAGTGGGCCGACCTCATCATGATCCTGGCGCCTGACCAGCACCAGCGTGGCATCTACGCCGAGGACATCGCGCCGTACCTCACCGAGGGCAAGACGCTCGCCTTCGCACACGGCTTCAACATTCGCTTCGGCTACATCACGCCTCCCGCAGGCGTCGACGTCATCCTCATCGCGCCCAAGGCGCCGGGCCACACGGTGCGCCGCGAGTTCGTCGCCGGCCGTGGAATCCCGGACATCATCGCCGTCGAGCAGGACGCTTCGGGCGAGGCTTGGGAGGTCGCCAAGGCGTACGCCAAGGGTATCGGCGGCACGCGTGCGGGCGTCATCAAGACCACGTTCACCGAAGAGACCGAGACGGACCTCTTTGGCGAGCAGTCGGTGCTGTGTGGCGGCACGTCGCGCCTGATCCAGTACGGCTTCGAGGTGCTGACCGAGGCCGGTTACCAGCCCGAGATCGCGTACTTCGAGGTGCTTCACGAGCTCAAGCTGATCGTGGACCTCATTCACGAGGGCGGCATCACCAAGCAGCGCTGGTCGGTTTCCGACACCGCCGAGTACGGCGACTACGTCTCCGGCCCCCGCATCATCGACGCCTCGGTCAAGGAGCGCATGAAGGACGTCCTCACGGACATCCAGACCGGCGTCTTCGCCAAGCGCTTCATCGACGACCAGGACAATGGCGCCGTCGAGTTCAAGAACCTGCGCATGGAGGGCGAGTCTCACCCGATCGAGACCACCGGCCGCGAGCTGCGCAAGCTCTTCGCATGGCAGGACGCCAAGGACTCCGACTACGTCGACGGCCAGACGGCACGGTAG
- the ilvN gene encoding acetolactate synthase small subunit → MNEKHTLSVLVENKPGVLARVAGLFSRRAFNIHSLAVGQTEHPDISRITVVVDVEDLPLEQVTKQLNKLVHVLKIVELDNSRSVQRDLLLVKVRCDMRQRTDVLQVVNLFRAHVVDVSPDSLVIEAVGTPEKLEALLTALAPHDVREIVQSGTVAIGRGARSITERSLDRVIA, encoded by the coding sequence GTGAACGAGAAGCACACGTTGTCTGTACTGGTGGAGAACAAGCCGGGCGTGCTCGCGCGCGTCGCGGGGCTGTTCTCGCGCCGCGCGTTCAATATCCACTCACTCGCGGTGGGCCAGACGGAGCACCCCGACATCTCGCGCATCACCGTGGTGGTCGACGTCGAGGACCTTCCCCTCGAGCAGGTCACCAAGCAGCTCAACAAGCTGGTGCACGTGCTCAAGATCGTCGAGCTCGACAACTCGCGATCAGTTCAGCGAGACCTGCTGCTGGTGAAGGTACGTTGCGACATGCGCCAGCGCACGGACGTGCTGCAAGTGGTGAACCTGTTCCGCGCGCACGTTGTCGATGTGTCGCCCGACTCGCTTGTGATCGAGGCCGTGGGTACGCCCGAGAAGCTCGAGGCGTTGCTGACCGCGCTTGCGCCGCACGATGTGCGCGAGATCGTTCAGTCGGGCACGGTGGCGATCGGTCGTGGCGCCCGCTCCATCACCGAGCGCTCGCTCGATCGCGTGATCGCTTAG
- a CDS encoding 3-isopropylmalate dehydrogenase, protein MSEAAKTYRLAVVAGDGIGPEVVAEGLKCLAAATEGTGLAFETTEFELGAKRWHATGETLTDADLAAIRGHDVILLGAIGDPSVPSGVLERGVLLPLRFALDQYVNLRPSRLYPGEVSPLRDVTEVDFVVVREGTEGPYVGNGGALRVDTPHEIATEVSINTRHGVERVVRYAFAVAAGRERKQLTLVHKHNVLVHAGHLWRRTVEAVAPEFPTVTWDYLHIDAATIVMTTNPGKFDVIVTDNLFGDILTDQAAAISGGIGLAASANINADKTAPSMFEPVHGSAPDIAGQQKADPSATVLSVAMMLDFLGYPDLAAKVEGAVAADAAASAAGKQSGTTRTTAEVGDALAARIRG, encoded by the coding sequence GTGAGTGAAGCAGCGAAGACCTACCGCCTTGCGGTTGTCGCGGGCGACGGCATCGGGCCGGAGGTGGTGGCGGAGGGGCTTAAGTGCCTCGCCGCCGCGACCGAGGGCACCGGCCTCGCGTTCGAGACCACCGAATTTGAGCTGGGCGCCAAGCGCTGGCACGCGACGGGGGAGACCCTTACCGATGCCGACCTGGCGGCCATCCGCGGCCACGACGTGATCCTGTTGGGCGCCATCGGCGACCCGTCGGTGCCGTCTGGCGTGCTCGAGCGCGGCGTGCTGCTGCCGCTGCGCTTTGCGCTCGACCAGTACGTCAACCTGCGTCCCTCGCGCCTCTACCCCGGCGAGGTGTCGCCGTTGCGCGACGTGACCGAGGTCGATTTTGTGGTGGTGCGCGAGGGCACCGAGGGTCCGTATGTGGGCAATGGCGGCGCGCTGCGCGTCGACACTCCTCACGAGATCGCGACCGAGGTGTCCATCAACACTCGTCACGGCGTGGAGCGCGTGGTGCGCTACGCGTTTGCCGTGGCCGCCGGTCGCGAGCGCAAGCAGCTCACGCTCGTACACAAGCACAACGTGCTCGTCCACGCGGGGCACTTGTGGCGTCGCACCGTCGAGGCCGTCGCGCCGGAGTTCCCCACGGTCACGTGGGATTACCTGCACATCGACGCCGCGACCATCGTGATGACCACCAACCCCGGCAAGTTCGACGTGATCGTGACCGACAACCTGTTCGGCGACATCCTCACCGACCAGGCCGCCGCTATTTCTGGCGGCATCGGGCTGGCGGCATCGGCGAATATCAACGCGGACAAGACGGCGCCGTCGATGTTCGAGCCCGTTCACGGCTCGGCACCCGACATCGCCGGCCAGCAGAAGGCCGACCCGTCGGCCACCGTGCTTTCCGTCGCGATGATGCTCGACTTCCTCGGCTACCCCGATCTTGCGGCCAAGGTCGAGGGCGCGGTTGCGGCCGATGCCGCGGCAAGTGCGGCAGGAAAGCAGTCGGGCACCACACGCACCACGGCAGAAGTGGGCGACGCTCTCGCCGCCCGCATTAGGGGCTAG
- a CDS encoding alpha/beta fold hydrolase, whose product MNMDRSRAAGEVHATSARARHEQRYREAERAMWQHHGMEPTERWVEDDVLSLRVRALEHGRGRPVLFVHGMPTAGGVFVPLVGQLRGVRAIVVDRPGCALSDPLDLTDMTPESLRDLTEAWLSLLIGAIADGPVDVVANSAGGLAALVLAARRPDLVRTLALLGAPAVEGMRLPVSMRMATFSPVARAVARHHINERDLRRSFRSMGHGDLVSAGGLSAADLEWRYALSRDTHTYVHELKQLRLAATWRGPRPQWVASVGDIEAVAAPTLWVAGDSDPFAAPDRMRSWAGHARDATVRVMPRSGHQPWIDRPAEHARLLEEWWASHGAR is encoded by the coding sequence ATGAACATGGACCGATCCCGCGCTGCGGGCGAGGTCCACGCAACTAGTGCACGCGCACGCCACGAGCAGCGCTACCGCGAGGCCGAGCGTGCCATGTGGCAGCACCACGGCATGGAGCCCACAGAGCGGTGGGTGGAGGACGATGTGCTCAGCCTCCGCGTGCGCGCGCTCGAGCACGGCAGGGGCCGCCCGGTGCTGTTTGTGCACGGCATGCCCACCGCGGGCGGCGTGTTCGTGCCGCTCGTGGGCCAGTTACGTGGTGTGCGCGCCATCGTGGTGGACCGCCCTGGCTGTGCGCTGAGCGATCCGTTGGACCTCACCGACATGACGCCGGAGAGCCTGCGTGACCTGACCGAGGCGTGGTTGTCGCTGTTGATTGGCGCCATCGCCGATGGGCCCGTGGACGTGGTCGCCAACTCTGCGGGCGGCTTGGCGGCGCTGGTGCTTGCCGCGAGGCGCCCCGACCTGGTGCGCACCCTTGCGCTGTTAGGCGCGCCTGCCGTCGAGGGCATGCGCCTGCCCGTGTCGATGCGCATGGCGACCTTCTCGCCCGTCGCGCGTGCGGTCGCTCGCCACCACATCAACGAACGGGACCTGCGCCGGTCATTCAGGTCCATGGGTCATGGCGACCTGGTGAGTGCCGGTGGACTGTCAGCGGCGGATCTCGAGTGGCGCTACGCGCTGTCTCGCGACACCCACACGTATGTGCACGAGTTGAAGCAGTTGCGTCTGGCGGCAACGTGGCGGGGGCCGCGGCCTCAGTGGGTCGCGAGCGTCGGCGACATCGAGGCTGTCGCGGCGCCGACGTTGTGGGTAGCGGGGGATTCAGACCCCTTCGCGGCGCCCGATCGCATGCGGTCCTGGGCCGGCCATGCGAGGGATGCGACCGTGCGGGTGATGCCTCGCTCAGGTCACCAGCCATGGATCGACCGTCCGGCCGAGCATGCGCGGCTGCTCGAGGAGTGGTGGGCGAGTCACGGCGCTCGGTAG
- the mptB gene encoding polyprenol phosphomannose-dependent alpha 1,6 mannosyltransferase MptB translates to MTANTALRSPEVGIAARWRDAVVGAWAVPAVRTGTLGSCLIFVGSLTPAFLPAGTALHHLWLLRWLQDGPGRVLATAVLLFGVLILLSAWLRLYPRDDGIDVSRATLVLWSLPLLLAPPLFSDDAYSYAAQGRIVQLGMDPYTVGPGQLGGSFASQVDPAWLNTPAPYGPLALQIQHVVVDLAGSSPYASAVAMRLPALVALVVIVALLPRLARAFGKDPRFAVWLGVLNPLTVLLLLGGAHNDSMMIALVVVALWLATKRRLVLASFAVALAAAVKQPALVAVVPVGLLCAPAPLRSLAESWTRARWAYVAAASAMALAGFAAITAATGLGYGWIGAMSVPGKVRSFLSPSTSLGSLLEIGLRRTGHDTIAGLAVPVTQAVALLFCALVLAWLVLRRAPRQPVTALVLMLLALVVCAPTIQPWYVLWGGVMLGLTTVGIGQLRAATWLTAFFACYGVIVFAAHNGILAFGVSAGLGVLWIVTGHDRELVHPESDVQARA, encoded by the coding sequence ATGACGGCGAACACCGCGCTCCGCAGCCCCGAGGTCGGCATCGCCGCCCGGTGGCGTGACGCCGTCGTCGGCGCCTGGGCCGTCCCTGCGGTGCGTACGGGCACCTTGGGATCGTGCCTCATCTTCGTCGGCTCACTCACTCCCGCGTTCCTGCCGGCGGGCACGGCGTTGCACCACCTGTGGCTGCTGAGGTGGCTTCAGGACGGCCCAGGGCGCGTCTTGGCCACCGCCGTCCTCCTCTTCGGTGTCCTTATCCTCCTTTCTGCTTGGCTGCGGCTCTACCCGCGTGACGACGGCATCGACGTCAGCAGGGCCACCCTCGTGCTGTGGAGTTTGCCGCTCCTGCTCGCCCCGCCCTTGTTCAGCGACGACGCCTACAGTTACGCGGCCCAAGGCCGGATCGTCCAACTGGGCATGGATCCCTACACGGTGGGCCCCGGTCAGCTCGGCGGCTCGTTCGCCAGCCAGGTCGATCCCGCTTGGCTCAACACGCCCGCACCCTACGGCCCGCTCGCTCTGCAGATCCAGCACGTGGTGGTGGACCTCGCCGGGAGCAGCCCGTATGCGTCCGCAGTGGCGATGCGGTTGCCCGCTCTCGTCGCGCTCGTGGTCATCGTGGCTCTGTTGCCGCGCCTAGCGCGCGCGTTCGGCAAGGACCCCCGGTTCGCCGTGTGGCTCGGCGTGCTGAACCCACTGACTGTGCTGCTCCTGCTTGGCGGCGCTCACAACGACTCCATGATGATCGCCCTGGTGGTGGTGGCACTCTGGTTGGCCACCAAGCGGCGACTCGTCCTTGCATCATTCGCCGTGGCGCTTGCGGCGGCAGTCAAGCAGCCAGCGCTCGTCGCGGTCGTTCCGGTGGGACTGCTGTGCGCCCCCGCACCGCTGCGGTCGCTGGCTGAGTCTTGGACCCGCGCGAGGTGGGCCTACGTCGCCGCAGCATCGGCGATGGCGCTCGCGGGCTTCGCGGCCATCACCGCGGCTACGGGGCTGGGCTACGGATGGATCGGCGCCATGAGCGTCCCTGGGAAGGTGCGGAGCTTTCTTTCACCGTCCACGAGCCTGGGATCGCTGCTCGAGATCGGCTTGCGTCGCACGGGGCACGATACGATCGCCGGTCTCGCCGTGCCCGTGACTCAGGCGGTTGCTCTGCTCTTTTGCGCGCTTGTCCTCGCCTGGCTGGTGTTGAGAAGGGCGCCGCGGCAGCCGGTGACGGCTTTGGTGCTGATGCTCCTGGCGCTTGTCGTCTGCGCGCCGACGATACAGCCGTGGTACGTGCTGTGGGGAGGCGTGATGCTGGGCCTCACCACCGTGGGCATTGGCCAGCTGCGGGCGGCGACCTGGCTCACGGCGTTCTTCGCGTGCTACGGGGTCATCGTCTTTGCGGCCCACAACGGGATCTTGGCGTTCGGCGTCTCCGCAGGGCTCGGGGTCCTGTGGATCGTGACGGGCCACGACCGCGAGCTGGTGCACCCCGAAAGTGACGTTCAGGCGCGTGCCTAG